The genomic DNA CCTTGGTGAGCGGCTGGAAGTGGCAGATGGCGTCGAAGCGGTTGAGGAATTCGGGGCGGAAGACCGTCGCCATGCGCTTGTCCACTTCGTTGATGAAGTCCTCGGCGCGGCGCGGGGTGTTGAAGCCCATGGAGGGCGTCCGGTACACCTCGGCGCCCACGTTGGACGTGGCCACGATGACGGTGTTGTTGCAGGAGATGGTTTCCCCCGCGCCGTTGACGAACGTGCCCTCGTCGAAGAGCTGGAGGAAGCGGTCGTGCACGCTGCGCGCGGCCTTCTCGAACTCGTCGAGCAGCAGCACGGTGAACACCTTGCCCTCGAGCAGCGCCGTCAGCTCGCCGCGCTTCGTCTCGATGGCGGGGGCCCAGGCGGCACCGAACGGAACGCTCTCGTCCCCGTCGTTGGGGTAGTCCACCATGTTCAGGCGCACGAGCCGGTCCGGCGAGCCGAACAGGTACTCCGCGAGCAGCTTGGCCAGTTGCGTCTTGCCCACGCCGGTGGGGCCGGCGAAGAGGAACACGCCCAGGGGGCGGCGCGGATCGTTGAGGCCCGCCTTGAGCAGCGCCACCGAGCGCAGCACGGCCTGCACCGCGTCGGTTTGCCCGAGCAGCCGCTCGCCGAAGAAGCGCTCCGTCTCCTCCAGGTCCAGCGCCATCGCGTCATCCACGACGAAGCGCGGCAGGCGGGTGGTGGCGCAGAAGCGGGTGAGCACGTCCTCGGGGCCCACCTTGTCCCTCGCGCCGCCCGCGGCCTCGGCCGCCGTCTCCTTGAGCAGCTCGATGGCCTTGCGCGGCAGCCGCTGGGCGAGGAGGAACTTGGAGGCCAGCCGCAGCGCCAGGTCGCACGCCGCCGGATCGATGGGCAGGCGCAGCTCCTGCTCCAGCTCCTCGGCCACCCGGCCGAGAATCCACCGAGCCCGCTCGGCGGGGGGCTCGTTCAGGGGCACCAGGTGGAGCCGTTCGGCGAAGGACTCGTCCGCGCGCAGCAGCTCCTGCACGCGCTTGGGCTCGGTTTCGAAGATGAAGCGGAGGGTTCCAGCGCGCAGGGCCCGGAAGGCCACGGGCGCGAGCGGCCCTCCGATGGCGGCGTGCAGATCCCGGATGTAGACGATGGGGCGAGGATGCCGGCCAAGCCATTCGAGCAGTTCCTCGAAGGACTCGGCGGCCTGCCGTTGGGTGCTGCGCGCCAGGATGTTGGCGACGGAGATTTCCACCATGCGCGCGGAGGCGAGCTCCGCGTCCACGCGGCCCTCGGCGATGCGGCGCGCGACTTCCTGCACGAGCGCGGACTTGCCGACCCCGGGCTCTCCGGACAGGAGGGGGTGCTTGCCTCCCCGTGACAGGAGGGACAGGACCTCGGTGACGGCGGTGTCCACGCCATGCGCGGCCACGAGCCGACCCTCTCGCGCCAGGGCGGTCAGGTCTCGGTCGATCAGCCGCTCATTGTCCTCGCTCTTTCGGGTGACCATGGTCGGGAACGCCTCGAAAGGCGTGGGGACACACTCTAGCGCGGTGGATCGCGCGAGGGGTCCCCGTTCCCTCCTGGCCTCACGCCTCCGCGGCCGGATGCCCCCAGGGATTGGTGGCGGGCGCCTGCCGCAGGAGGAACTGGAGCTGTTCACCCCAGTCCTGGGAGCACCTGGCCGCCGGGGGAGCGTTGTCGTGGACGACGACACTCAGTCGGGCCGCCTGCTCGGCGAGTTGTTGCCGTACCGCCGGTGACCAGTGGGCGAATTCGAGCCACTCCATGGGCCTCTCCTTGAAGGGTTGGGATTGACCGCAATCCATGCGCCCGCGGCCCATGCCAAGGCATTGCGCCCCGCGTCAGGAGGAAGGGGATGTGATGGATTCACGACGGCTCCGGGCGGGGTCTGTCGTGGATGAACAGGGCCATCGTCCCGAGGTCGGAGACCTGCCTTCCAGGTGGGAGGAAGAGACTCCGCGACTTCTGGCGGGGGTCTCTGTCTTTCATTCCGCGCTTTCGGCCGAGGCGTTCAATAGCTGTCTCGTCTCCAGCTACTCGGACTTCCCCTGGGATACGGACTGTTCGTACCAAGGGAAGGCGGAATTCCGCCTTGAACCCAGAAGGAGGCAGGTGATGAAGACGCAACCAGACGCAAAACCGTTCTTCGCGCGTCTGCTCGATGAACAGGAGCCGGCTCGTGCCTCGGGTGGCGAGACCCGGAAGTATCCCTCGGATGAGGAGGACTTCGCCGGGGGCGCGTTCTCGCGGGACTGGACGCTGAAGTACCCCTCGGACCATGACGAGGACATCCAGACGCGCGGATGAGCACCCCTCGCGACAACGTCCTGCTGCTCACCCACGGCGCGGACCACTACACGGTGGATCGTGTCGCGGAGGCGTTGTCGCGGCGGGGATTGCGGCCCGTGCGCATCGATACGGAGGGCTTTCCCGCCAGCTGGGAGCTGTCGTCGGTGGTGGAGCCCGAGCGCGAGGACGTGGTGCTGGGTACCTCCGCGGGGGTGTTGCACGCGCGGGAGGTGCGCTCGGTGTGGTTGCGGCGGCGGGTGCCGGCCCGGTTCGATGCCGTGCTGGAGCCCGCCTGGCGCGAGAGCTGTGGACGTGAGTCCTGGGCGGCCCTCGACGGCGCCCTGGATGGACTGGCCGCCGCGGGCTGCCGGTTCATCAATCCCCTGGGCTCGGACGCGGTGGCCGAGAACAAGCCCCGCCAGCTCCGGTTGGCTCGAGCGTTGGGGCTCGAGATTCCACGCACCGTGGTGACCAACGACGCGGCCCAGGTGCGCGCCCTGTTCGAGGCGGTGGGGGGCCGGATGGTGGCCAAGATGCTGACGCCCCTGAGCCAGTCCATGGATGGGCGTCGGCCCTTCGTGTACACGAGCGCCATTCGTCCCGAGCACCTCGAGCAGCTCGAGGGTCTGCGCCATGCGCCCATGGTGTTCCAGGAGCGCCTGGACAAGGCCCATGAGCTGCGGGTCGCGGTGGTGGGCGGGCGCTGCTTCGTGGGCGCCATCGACGCGTCGTGCTCGGTGGCGGGACAGGTGGACTGGCGGCGCTCCCGCGCGGACGAGTGCCAATGGACTCCTGGCGAACTGCCCGGCTCCGTGGCGGGGCGGCTCGTGCGTCTGGTGGAGGCGCTGGGGTTGGTCTACGGCGCCGCGGATTTCATCGTCACCCCCGAGGGGCGCCACGTCTTCCTCGAGGTCAACCCGGGTGGGGAGTGGGGCATGCTCGAGCGGGAGCTGGGTCTGCCCATCGCCGAGGCCCTGGCCGAGGCCCTCGCCAAGGAGTGAGCCATGGCCATCCTCCTCGTGACCCATTCGAAGGACAACGACGCGCCCCTGGCCGTGGCACGGGCGCTCGAGGCCCGGGGCGAGCGGGTCTACCGCTTCGATACGGATCTCTTCCCCACGGGACTCCAGTTGTCGCTGGATGAGGGCGGAGGCGGACGGCTGTCGGGTCCCGAGGGCGTGCTCGACCTGGCGGAGGTGTCGGCGCTCTGGTACCGCCGCAACGCGACGGGAGCCGCCATCCCCCGGACATTGGATGAGCAGCTTCGCCGCCCCTCGGTGGAGGAGAGCCGGCGCCTGTTGTTCGGGATGATGGCCGCGCTGGAGGTGTTCCAACTGGATGCGTGCGAATGGGTGCGGCGCGCCGAGCACAAACCGTTGCAGCTCACGTTGGCGCGGGCGCTCGAGTTGGAGGTTCCCCGCACGCTGATGACCAATGATGCCTCGGCGGTGCGCGCCTTCGCCGCGAGCTGTCCCGGGGGCGTGGTGACGAAGATGATGTCGTCGTTCGCCGTCTACAGTCCGGAGGGCCGCGAGCAGGTGGTGTTCACCACGCCCTTGAGTGCCCGGCAGTTGGAGGACCTGGAGGGGTTGGACCTGTGCCCGATGACCTTCCAGGAGCGGCTGCCCAAGGCGCTGGAGCTGCGGGTGACGGTGGTGGGGGAGCGGGTGATGGCGGCGGGGGTCGACTCCCAGGCGTTGCCAGGGGCGCGCGAGGATTGGCGGCGCGAGGGCGCGGCGCTCATCGACGCGTGGCGGCCCTACCCCCTGCCCGAGCCCATCCAGGCACGCGTGTTGCGGTTGATGGACGCGCTGGGGCTCAACTACGGCGCGTTCGACTTCGTCGTCACGCCCGAGGGCCGGCACGTCTTCCTCGAGGTCAACCCGGTGGGGGAGTTCATGTGGCTGATGCGCCATCCGGGGTTGCCCATCCACGAGGCCCTGGCGGATGTGTTGTGCGGCCGGGTGGCGCGGCGGACCGCCCCGAGCTAGGGTCCCCGGCCCATGGCCAAGTCCCCGTGCCCCGTGTCCCTGTCGCAGTTCCTCGAGAAGGCCGAGCCGTTGAAGGTCACCATCAACGGCCAGGAGATGCTCGCCGAGGTGAAGTCGTTCTCGACCGGCTCCTTCGGCTGGTACATCAACGGCAAGACGACCGTCACCGTCGATGGCAAGCCCGTCTCGGTGCAGATCGGCATGAACATGACCGTCGTCGGCTCGAAGGAAGCGGCGCGCTGAGTCACGCCGTCGTGGGCGTCACCGCCGCGAGTCCCACCAGGGCATCGCGGCGGGCGCCGTGCTTCACGAAGTCCTGGACCGCCCGCGCGAGCGTGGCGGCGAGCTGGCCGATGAGCGGCAGGTGCTCACCGCCCTCGCAGGTGGCCTGGCCCGGCGAGTCCTCGGCGTCCGGAACGAAGCGCTCCTCCCACCGCACCAGCCCGAAGGTGCCATCCGCCGCGAGCGCGCCGTGCACGAGGGGCTTGCCCGCGGCGCGCGCGAACGCACTCAGGACGAGCCGGCTCGCCTGGTTGTCGAAGCAGTCCACGAGCAGGTCCGCGCCCTGGCAGAGCGCTTCCACGTTGTCGCGCGTCAGCCGCACGCCCACCGCCTCGGACTTCACGCCGTACAGGTTGAGGAGCTGGAGCTTCAACGCCTCCGCCTTGTTCCTGCCCACCGAGGGCTTCACGAAGGCCTGCGCGAGCAGGTTCCGGGACTCCACGCGGTCGAAGTCGATGAAGACGAGCGTGGCCTCGAGGTTGCGGCACAGCACCGCCGCCGTGGAGCCCACCGCGCCCACGCCACAGAAGAGGATGCGCATGGGGGCTTTTCCTCAGGCGCCGAAGGGGACCTTGGGGCGCAGGTAGATGCGCTCCTCGCCCCGGGGTCCGCGGAACCGGTCCACCACGTAGTGTTGGAAGGTGTCCTCTCGCGGCAGCCCGAGCATCTCCACCGCGATGCGCCGCACGTCCGCGTCGGACACGGCCCCGTCCACTTCCAGGGGCACGTCCGAGGACAAGCCGTTGTAGGTGATGTTGAGCGTCGTCATGTCCCGCCTCCCGGAAGATCCTTCGCAGGGACGTGCCGGGAGGGCGGTTTCCTGACGCGTCAGTGATCGCCGTAGCGCTTCTCGCCCGCTTCCACGCTCAGCTTCAGCCGGTTCTGCGCGGGCGGCAGGGGGCACGTCGCGTACGGCGAGAAGGCGCAGGGCGGGTTGTAGGCGCGGTTGAAGTCCAGCACCACGCGGCCGTCCTTCGGAGGATCCACGTACAGGAAGCGGCCCGCTCCGTAGGATTCGGTGCGGTTGGTCTGGTCCCCGAAGATGACGAAGAACGGGCCCGACTCGGACTCCAGGACGGGATCCAACCGGTACTCCTGGCCATTCACCTGGAAGACGAGCGTGCCCGGCGAGTTCATGTCCTCCACCGTGCCGAGCACCGTGGGCACCGCCAGCTTGCGCGGAGACGCCGCGGGCTCGAACCGGCCCTCGATGCGCCAGGCGGCGCTCACCGGCCACGTGGGGATGCCGTGGAACTGCTTGCGCGCGGGGGCCTCGGGATTCTTCACGCGCAGGCCCAGCTTGTCGCCCCGGGGGATGAGGTAGAAGCGCAGCGGACCGAGTCCGAGGATGTCCTCGGGGCCCTCGCGGGTGCCCACCGTGCCGCCGCTGAACGGCTGGCCGCCCCGGGTGACGGTGACGCCGGGCTGGAGCGTGAACGTCACCTGGCTCCCCTTGCGCGTCAGGGTGCCGATGTGCGCGGGCGTCCCGGCGGGAAAGATGAAGTCATTGTCCGCGGCGGAACCCAGGCGGTTGTCGCCCTCCTCGAGCCAATGCAGCCCCACCAGGGACAACCAGCCGTCCTCGGCGGTGAGGTTGGCCACGCGCTTCTGGTGCCAGGCGCGGGTCTCGGCCTCCAGGGAGGTGGAAGGGGGCTCGGGGGATTTCGTCTCGGCGGGCTTCGTCATGGAGGGCTTGGCGGGGGGAGCGGTGAAGGCGGGCGTCGCGAAGGTCACCGCCGACAGGGTGAGCAGACGAGCTATTCGCATGGCGCGACCATGACAAGCCAGGCCAGGTCTCGTCCACTGCACGGAGAGCGCCGTTCGCAAGGGCGTCTCGGGCCCGCTGGGATGCTCGGCCTCCTGGGTTCCCGGTGGAGCGGGTTGTCGGGAGACGTGGGCGCCCCAAGCTTTCCGGGACGAGGAGGGTTCCCATGAAGATGCGTGTACAGGAGTTGCACCCCATGTTGATCCACGCGCCCTTGACGCTGCTGCCCTCGGCGGCGGTCATCGACGTGGCGGCGGCGTTCTCCCGGGGCCCGGTCCTGGACAAAACGTCCCGCATCCTGTGGTGGACCACCGCCGCGGGGGGCATGTTGGCCGGCTTCGCCGGTCTGGCCGCCACGCAGGAGGTGAAGGCCGACACACCCAAGACGCGCGACATGATGTTCCTGCATGGCTTCACCAACGCCGTCATCGTGCTGGGGGCCCTGGGCATCGCCGCGTGGCGCACGGGCCGCCCGGCGTCACTCGCCTCGAGCCTGATGGGCATGGGCTCGCTCGCCCTCGTGGGCTACAGCGCGTGGCTGGGCGGGGAGATGGTGTACTCGGAGGGCATTGGCGTGAACGGGTTGACGATGGGCCGGGCGGAAATCGATCAGCGCAGCCCTCCTCTGCTCTCGCGTGAGGCGCCCCGGCGGATCGCCCGGGATGCGGTGAAGGGCCTCGGGTGGCTCTTGTCCCGTGCTCGCGGGGTCTTCTCGGGTCGTGAGCGCATCGAGCCCCGGGCCTTTGGTGTCGCGAGCATCGAGCAGGCCCTGGAATCCCAACCGTCGACGGAGCGGTTGCCGTCTCGCATCGAGCCACAGCCGGTGTGAGCATCCCCAGCGGATAACCACGCGGGCAACGGAAGGGTTGCCACGGGGCGGGCCGCAACGCGTAGGCTCCGCGCCCCTATGCGCTTCGACGACATCTCCATCGAACCGAACCGTGTCACCTTCTGGGGTCCCCGCTCCGCGCTGGAAATCCGCAGCCCCCTGCCGGGGGTGCTGCGGCTGCGTCACATTCCGGCCCTGAGCCATTCCGGGCTCGCGCACGGTCCCCGGGAACTGCCCGCCAAGCAGTCCTTCGCGGTGGTGGAGCACGCGCAGCGGCCGCTGTCCTTCCGCCGCGAGGCCCAGGCGCAGGTGGCGGTGGTGGGGACGGAAGAGCTGTCGGTGGAGGTCCGGCTGGATCAGGGCTCCTGGAGCCTGAAGGACGCCTCTGGACGGGAACTGTCGCGGTGTGAGGGCTTCTCGGGCGAGGCGATGCCGGACTACCCGGTGACGCGCTTCCGCTCCCGGCTCGCCCTGCACACGCCCGCGGACGAGGCGTGGCTCGGTTTCGGAGAGAAGGTCGGGGCGCTCGACAAGCGCGGCATGCGCTTCGTCTTCTGGAACACGGACGTGGTGCCCCACCACCCGGACACGGATCCGCTCTATCAGTCCATTCCCTTCAGCCTCGGCCTGCGCGACGGCGTGGCCTGGGGTCTGTACCTCGACGAGTCGTGGCGGATGGAAGTGGACGTCGCCTCCGAGGACCCCTCGCTCGTGCGGTGGGAGTCCTCCGGTCCCGAGCTGGACGCCTATGTCTTCGTGGGCCCGATGCCCGCGGACGTGGTGCGCCGCTACACCGCGCTCACCGGCCGCCAGCCGCTGCCTCCGCTCTGGAGCCTGGGCGCGCAGCAGTCGCGCTGGGGCTATGAGAACGCGGCGGAGATCCGCTCCGTCATTCACGGCTACCGCTCCCGGAAGCTGCCGCTCGACTGCGTGTACCTCGATATCGACTACATGGAGGGCTACAAGGTCTGGACCTGGGACAAGGCCCGGTATCCGGACCCGGCGGGCCTGGCGAGCGAGGCCGCCCAGCTCGGCGTGAAGCTCGTCACCATCATCGATCCGGGCGTGAAGCAGGAGCCGGGCTACCGCGTCTACGACGAAGCGCTCGCGGGCGACCACCTGGTGCGCAATGACCGGGGCAGCGTGCTCGTGGGCGAGGTGTGGCCCAAGCCCGCCGTGTTCCCGGACTTCACGCGCGAGAGCGTGCGCTCCTGGTGGGGCGGCCTGCACCGGGGCTTCGTGGACGCGGGCATCTCCGGCTTCTGGAATGACATGAACGAGCCCGCCTGCTTCCGGCTCGTCAACGCCAACGAGACCTTCTCCATCAACTCCGCGCCCGCCGCGGACAAGGACAAGGTGGAGGGCCCCACGCTGCCGCACGACGCCCGGCACGGGGAGAAGCGCCACCTGGAAGTGCACAACGTGTATGCGCTCGGCATGGCGCACGCGGCCTACGAGGGCCTGCGCCGGCTCGCTCCCGAGCGGCGTCCCTTCCTCCTGACCCGCGCGGGCTTCGCGGGCATCCAGCGCTACTCGGCCGTGTGGACGGGTGACAACTCCAGCTACTGGTCGCACCTGGAGCTGTCCATCTCCATGATGCTGGGCCTGGGCCTGTCCGGCGTGTCCTTCACCGGCGCGGACATCCCCGGCTTCATGGGCCGCGCGAGCGGGGAAATGCTCGTGCGCTGGATGCAACTGGGCACCTTCTACCCGCTCATGCGCAACCACTCCGCCAAGGGCACGCCCTACCAGGAGCCGTGGCGCTTCGGCGAGCCCTACCTGTCCCTCGCCCGCGAGTGGCTGGAGCGGCGCTACCGGCTGCTGCCCACGCTCTACTCGCTCATGCACGAGTCCTCGCAGGAGGGTCTGCCCGCGCTGCGGCCGCTCGTCATGTACGCGCCGGGAGACGTGGAGGCGCTGCGCATGGATGACGCGTTCCTCTTCGGAAGGGATCTGCTCGTGGCTCCCGTGGTGCGCCAGGGCCGCACGCACCGGCACGTGTACCTGCCCGAGGGGCGGTGGTTGCCGTTCTTCGACCTCGGCCAGACGGGGGAGCCCGTCGAGGGCAAGCAGCACGTGCTCGCCGAGGCGCCGCTGGGCACGGCGCCCATGTGGCTGCGGGCGGGTGGCGCGCTCGCCCTCACCGAGCCGGCGCAGCACACCACCTCGGCCAACTGGACGCACCTCACCTGGCACATCCACGTGGCGGCGCGCGTGGAGGGCACGCTGTACGAGGACGCGGGCGAGGGCTACGGCGCGTCGCGGACGACGCGGCTGAGCGGGGACTGGACGAAGGACCTCTTCGTGCTGGAGCGGAGCACGGAGGGCGCCTTGCCCCCGTCCCGCGACACGGAGACGCTGTGCCTGTATGGGCTCACCGAGCCTCGCGAAGTGCTCGGCGCGCGGGAGCACCGCTTCGTCGACGGGGTGCTCCTGGTGGACGTGGCGGCGGACTGGAAGAAGCTGGAAGTCCGCCTGTAGCCCACCGCCTACGTCATTCCGGAGTGGGCGCGCAGGAGCGCCACCCAGGGAGGCTCCTCCGCGAGGAGGGCTTCTCGTCCGTCCGCTCGCAGCAGGGTGCCGCCCGGCGCCACCACGGAGAAACGCAGGGGCCGCCCGAGTGCCAGGAGGAGCGCCTCCATCGTCGTCTCGTCCTCGGCGCTGAAGGCCAGGGGGCCGAGGGGATGGCTGTGGGCGATCTCCTCCACCTCGCCGC from Melittangium boletus DSM 14713 includes the following:
- a CDS encoding MvdC/MvdD family ATP grasp protein, which gives rise to MAILLVTHSKDNDAPLAVARALEARGERVYRFDTDLFPTGLQLSLDEGGGGRLSGPEGVLDLAEVSALWYRRNATGAAIPRTLDEQLRRPSVEESRRLLFGMMAALEVFQLDACEWVRRAEHKPLQLTLARALELEVPRTLMTNDASAVRAFAASCPGGVVTKMMSSFAVYSPEGREQVVFTTPLSARQLEDLEGLDLCPMTFQERLPKALELRVTVVGERVMAAGVDSQALPGAREDWRREGAALIDAWRPYPLPEPIQARVLRLMDALGLNYGAFDFVVTPEGRHVFLEVNPVGEFMWLMRHPGLPIHEALADVLCGRVARRTAPS
- a CDS encoding DUF2231 domain-containing protein is translated as MKMRVQELHPMLIHAPLTLLPSAAVIDVAAAFSRGPVLDKTSRILWWTTAAGGMLAGFAGLAATQEVKADTPKTRDMMFLHGFTNAVIVLGALGIAAWRTGRPASLASSLMGMGSLALVGYSAWLGGEMVYSEGIGVNGLTMGRAEIDQRSPPLLSREAPRRIARDAVKGLGWLLSRARGVFSGRERIEPRAFGVASIEQALESQPSTERLPSRIEPQPV
- a CDS encoding DUF1684 domain-containing protein — its product is MRIARLLTLSAVTFATPAFTAPPAKPSMTKPAETKSPEPPSTSLEAETRAWHQKRVANLTAEDGWLSLVGLHWLEEGDNRLGSAADNDFIFPAGTPAHIGTLTRKGSQVTFTLQPGVTVTRGGQPFSGGTVGTREGPEDILGLGPLRFYLIPRGDKLGLRVKNPEAPARKQFHGIPTWPVSAAWRIEGRFEPAASPRKLAVPTVLGTVEDMNSPGTLVFQVNGQEYRLDPVLESESGPFFVIFGDQTNRTESYGAGRFLYVDPPKDGRVVLDFNRAYNPPCAFSPYATCPLPPAQNRLKLSVEAGEKRYGDH
- a CDS encoding TIM-barrel domain-containing protein; this translates as MRFDDISIEPNRVTFWGPRSALEIRSPLPGVLRLRHIPALSHSGLAHGPRELPAKQSFAVVEHAQRPLSFRREAQAQVAVVGTEELSVEVRLDQGSWSLKDASGRELSRCEGFSGEAMPDYPVTRFRSRLALHTPADEAWLGFGEKVGALDKRGMRFVFWNTDVVPHHPDTDPLYQSIPFSLGLRDGVAWGLYLDESWRMEVDVASEDPSLVRWESSGPELDAYVFVGPMPADVVRRYTALTGRQPLPPLWSLGAQQSRWGYENAAEIRSVIHGYRSRKLPLDCVYLDIDYMEGYKVWTWDKARYPDPAGLASEAAQLGVKLVTIIDPGVKQEPGYRVYDEALAGDHLVRNDRGSVLVGEVWPKPAVFPDFTRESVRSWWGGLHRGFVDAGISGFWNDMNEPACFRLVNANETFSINSAPAADKDKVEGPTLPHDARHGEKRHLEVHNVYALGMAHAAYEGLRRLAPERRPFLLTRAGFAGIQRYSAVWTGDNSSYWSHLELSISMMLGLGLSGVSFTGADIPGFMGRASGEMLVRWMQLGTFYPLMRNHSAKGTPYQEPWRFGEPYLSLAREWLERRYRLLPTLYSLMHESSQEGLPALRPLVMYAPGDVEALRMDDAFLFGRDLLVAPVVRQGRTHRHVYLPEGRWLPFFDLGQTGEPVEGKQHVLAEAPLGTAPMWLRAGGALALTEPAQHTTSANWTHLTWHIHVAARVEGTLYEDAGEGYGASRTTRLSGDWTKDLFVLERSTEGALPPSRDTETLCLYGLTEPREVLGAREHRFVDGVLLVDVAADWKKLEVRL
- a CDS encoding MvdC/MvdD family ATP grasp protein, whose product is MSTPRDNVLLLTHGADHYTVDRVAEALSRRGLRPVRIDTEGFPASWELSSVVEPEREDVVLGTSAGVLHAREVRSVWLRRRVPARFDAVLEPAWRESCGRESWAALDGALDGLAAAGCRFINPLGSDAVAENKPRQLRLARALGLEIPRTVVTNDAAQVRALFEAVGGRMVAKMLTPLSQSMDGRRPFVYTSAIRPEHLEQLEGLRHAPMVFQERLDKAHELRVAVVGGRCFVGAIDASCSVAGQVDWRRSRADECQWTPGELPGSVAGRLVRLVEALGLVYGAADFIVTPEGRHVFLEVNPGGEWGMLERELGLPIAEALAEALAKE
- a CDS encoding AAA family ATPase, whose protein sequence is MVTRKSEDNERLIDRDLTALAREGRLVAAHGVDTAVTEVLSLLSRGGKHPLLSGEPGVGKSALVQEVARRIAEGRVDAELASARMVEISVANILARSTQRQAAESFEELLEWLGRHPRPIVYIRDLHAAIGGPLAPVAFRALRAGTLRFIFETEPKRVQELLRADESFAERLHLVPLNEPPAERARWILGRVAEELEQELRLPIDPAACDLALRLASKFLLAQRLPRKAIELLKETAAEAAGGARDKVGPEDVLTRFCATTRLPRFVVDDAMALDLEETERFFGERLLGQTDAVQAVLRSVALLKAGLNDPRRPLGVFLFAGPTGVGKTQLAKLLAEYLFGSPDRLVRLNMVDYPNDGDESVPFGAAWAPAIETKRGELTALLEGKVFTVLLLDEFEKAARSVHDRFLQLFDEGTFVNGAGETISCNNTVIVATSNVGAEVYRTPSMGFNTPRRAEDFINEVDKRMATVFRPEFLNRFDAICHFQPLTKVEIRKIAQREVGRVLEREGIRVRGLDVEVTPAVVDLLVERGYSPEFGARYLQREIEKTLTAALAVEIARRQLRPGTPVRVEIRPPGNRVVAMAEALPSPREETARLALPTEKSVAAVKRRLDKKSLLAEMDRLVGRARALSVSANRPRLEERRSELLAATQAPNLWDDPERAAATLRAFRPLEAQLNELDRLEERATFARRLVREAKGEPQLASAAKQVEEVAREVRMAEVLGSSGAMGQGDEALVDISTSETAEGQETWVRELATMYEGWAQRRGYAVEAVAEAEEPIRVVLRIVGPGAYGYLSGESGLHRRLEEDKRQRAYVRVHQGGPLEDTRGIDVNGREVRRREGAFVGKVRTEVTVRDETSGRVMTLTGGVELEEMKGIASRVVKGQGGRVSADEARRYHVGRSARVEDPRTGAGTPRVKDVMRGELDVFIAAWISRPPPTSGSSTAN
- a CDS encoding Mov34/MPN/PAD-1 family protein; translation: MNPREVCLLIGRGGEVLWSEASDSAVSLPDSRARWEALWRLRGEVEEIAHSHPLGPLAFSAEDETTMEALLLALGRPLRFSVVAPGGTLLRADGREALLAEEPPWVALLRAHSGMT
- a CDS encoding HesA/MoeB/ThiF family protein, which gives rise to MRILFCGVGAVGSTAAVLCRNLEATLVFIDFDRVESRNLLAQAFVKPSVGRNKAEALKLQLLNLYGVKSEAVGVRLTRDNVEALCQGADLLVDCFDNQASRLVLSAFARAAGKPLVHGALAADGTFGLVRWEERFVPDAEDSPGQATCEGGEHLPLIGQLAATLARAVQDFVKHGARRDALVGLAAVTPTTA
- a CDS encoding microviridin/marinostatin family tricyclic proteinase inhibitor — its product is MKTQPDAKPFFARLLDEQEPARASGGETRKYPSDEEDFAGGAFSRDWTLKYPSDHDEDIQTRG